CGGGCCGCTCCTCGAGAACAGCGCCTGGCCCTCGGGCCACACGTCGGTCGCCGTGAGCCTCGCGGCCGCGCTCACGAGCTACTACGTCGACGCGGACTGGGTGGCGTGGGTCGCGTACCCGGCGGCCTCCGCGATCGCGCTCGGGATGCTGCGCGGCGCGCACCACTGGGCCTCCGACGTGGTGGCGGGCGCGATGCTCGGCCAAGCGGTGGGGAGCAGCGTGGGGCGTGACTTTCGACGCATGCAAGATGCACGCGACTCACCTCCACCGAGGCTGCGGCTCATGCCGTTGGGGGCCGGCGTAGCGCTCGTCGGCGCGCTGTAGCCGCGCGCGGCGCGGTTGGCCTGCCGGGGCGCGCGCGCTACCCTTCCGACGATGCGCTCTCCAGTGCGGGCATGTGCGGTCGTGCTGTGGGCTCTGCTCGGTCACCTCGGCTGCGCACCGCCCCCGCCGGTCATCCCGACGCTCCCACCTCCACCCGCGCGTCCGGTGGCGAGCGCGACGCTCGACGAGGTCCCGCCCGCGCCCAAGGACTCGAAGACGGAGACCGCGAAGGCCGACCGCGACGAACGCCTCGCGGAGGCCCTCGGCGCCCTCGACGAGAGCGGGGTCGGCGACGGCGCCACGAGCCACGGCACGCTCAGCGCCTTGAGCGGCGCGCCCAGCGGCGGAGTGGGCCTCGTCGCTGGCGGCGCGGGCGGCGGGATCGGGCTCGGCAGCGCGGGCGCGGGCGGCCTGGGCACGGGGAGCGGCTTCGGGCGCCTCGGCAGCGGCAGCGGCTCCTCGATCACGCTGCGCCAAGGCGCCACGCAGGTGGTCGGGCGCCTGCCGCCCGAGGTCATCCAGCGCATCGTCCGCATGAACTTCGGGCGAATGCGCCTCTGCTACGAGTCCGCGCTCCGCACGAACCCCAAGCTGGGCGGGCGCGCGAGCGTGCGCTTCGTGATCGGGCCGACCGGCGCGGTGGCCTCTGCCGTGCCAGGCCCGACCGACTTCGCCCCGCCGGGCATGCAGACGTGCCTGGCGACGGCCTT
This genomic window from Myxococcales bacterium contains:
- a CDS encoding AgmX/PglI C-terminal domain-containing protein yields the protein MRSPVRACAVVLWALLGHLGCAPPPPVIPTLPPPPARPVASATLDEVPPAPKDSKTETAKADRDERLAEALGALDESGVGDGATSHGTLSALSGAPSGGVGLVAGGAGGGIGLGSAGAGGLGTGSGFGRLGSGSGSSITLRQGATQVVGRLPPEVIQRIVRMNFGRMRLCYESALRTNPKLGGRASVRFVIGPTGAVASAVPGPTDFAPPGMQTCLATAFRGMSFPQPDGGGSVTVVYPVHFLSDSPPPPAPPPPAPRPRAPAPPPAPKQP